A genomic region of Persephonella marina EX-H1 contains the following coding sequences:
- the rpmJ gene encoding 50S ribosomal protein L36 has product MKVRSSVKKRCEKCRIIKRNGRIMVICENPRHKQKQG; this is encoded by the coding sequence ATGAAGGTAAGATCTTCTGTTAAGAAAAGATGTGAGAAATGCAGAATTATTAAAAGAAACGGAAGAATTATGGTTATATGTGAAAACCCAAGACACAAACAAAAACAAGGCTAA
- the rpsM gene encoding 30S ribosomal protein S13, whose product MARIAGVDLPDRKRLEIALTYIYGIGKTRAKEILEKTGIDGMKRVGELTPDELNTIRKFIEQNYKVEGDLRREVAVNIKRLMDMGCYRGIRHRLGLPVRGQRTKTNAKTRRGRKRR is encoded by the coding sequence ATGGCTCGTATAGCTGGTGTTGACTTACCTGATAGAAAGAGACTTGAGATAGCTCTAACATACATATACGGTATTGGTAAAACAAGAGCTAAGGAGATTCTTGAGAAGACCGGAATAGATGGAATGAAAAGGGTTGGAGAGCTTACTCCAGATGAGCTTAACACTATAAGAAAGTTCATAGAACAGAACTACAAGGTGGAAGGTGATCTCAGAAGAGAAGTTGCTGTAAATATAAAGAGACTGATGGATATGGGATGTTACAGAGGAATCAGACACAGACTTGGCCTTCCTGTTAGAGGACAGAGAACAAAAACTAACGCAAAAACAAGACGTGGTAGAAAGAGAAGATAA
- the rpsK gene encoding 30S ribosomal protein S11: MARRRRTTKKVKRTVPYGIAHIQATFNNTIVTITDKEGNVLTWASGGTEGFKGTRKSTPYAAQKAAEKAAKRAMDEFGMKDIEVWVKGPGAGRETAIKTIQAVGLNIKVIKDVTPIPHNGCRPPSKRRV, encoded by the coding sequence ATGGCAAGAAGAAGAAGAACTACAAAAAAAGTTAAAAGAACGGTTCCATACGGAATTGCTCATATACAGGCTACATTCAACAATACGATCGTGACTATAACTGATAAAGAGGGTAATGTTCTTACCTGGGCTTCAGGTGGAACGGAAGGGTTTAAGGGAACAAGAAAGTCCACACCTTACGCTGCTCAGAAGGCTGCTGAGAAGGCTGCAAAAAGAGCTATGGATGAGTTTGGTATGAAAGATATTGAGGTCTGGGTTAAAGGTCCAGGTGCAGGTAGAGAGACAGCTATAAAAACTATTCAGGCTGTAGGACTTAATATAAAGGTCATTAAGGATGTAACTCCTATACCTCACAACGGTTGTCGTCCACCAAGCAAAAGGAGGGTTTAA
- the rpsD gene encoding 30S ribosomal protein S4, whose translation MGRYLGPLTKVSRRLGVFVGGSLKAFQKRNFPPGQHGRVQGRKVKLSDYAIRLQEKQKLRYLYGGIREKQFKRYFDEAARSAGNTGQILLQLLERRLDNVVYRLGFAKTRRQARQLVRHGHFLVNGRKVDIPSYRVDPGDIIELREKSRNSPLFKENLESRDPRSIPNWLELDKENFRGKVLEIPQEIELEIPVNVQLIIEFYSM comes from the coding sequence ATGGGTAGATATTTAGGTCCGTTAACAAAGGTAAGTAGAAGATTAGGTGTTTTTGTAGGTGGAAGCTTAAAGGCTTTCCAGAAGAGAAACTTTCCTCCTGGACAGCACGGAAGGGTTCAGGGAAGAAAAGTAAAGCTTTCAGATTATGCTATCAGATTACAGGAAAAACAGAAATTAAGATATCTTTACGGCGGAATTAGAGAGAAGCAGTTTAAAAGGTACTTTGATGAGGCTGCAAGATCTGCAGGTAACACAGGTCAGATACTTCTCCAGCTTTTAGAGAGAAGACTTGATAATGTTGTTTACAGACTTGGTTTCGCAAAAACAAGAAGACAGGCAAGACAGCTTGTGAGACACGGTCATTTCCTTGTTAACGGTAGAAAGGTTGATATACCATCTTACAGGGTTGATCCTGGAGATATTATAGAGCTTAGAGAAAAGAGTAGAAATTCACCATTGTTTAAGGAAAACCTTGAAAGCAGGGATCCAAGAAGTATTCCTAACTGGCTTGAACTTGACAAGGAGAACTTCAGAGGTAAGGTGCTGGAGATACCTCAAGAGATAGAGCTTGAGATACCTGTTAACGTTCAGCTTATTATTGAGTTCTACTCAATGTAA